The window AAAGCACCTGCGGATGATCCTGATTCAAGCTGTATATTTTCAGTATATGTCAACTGGGAAGAAATGGATAAAAAAACGTTTAGAGCCAGACGATTGCATTCCTCGAGAGAAGGTTTGCGTGGATCTTTATCGGTTGTGTGGTTTTCTTGTATAATATCTGACCACAAGCTCTATAAAATGGGCAGGGATGTGGGACTAGTAATTGTGATAAGATATCCTGTGGCACGTGTCGGCAGAGAGTCTGGAGAAAGTCATGGTTTTAGGTAAAGTTTTTCAAATATGAGATCAGGGGAAGGGCAGAACCATATGATAGATAAATGTACCGAATTGTTTTCAAGTGATACTGACAAGGTATTTCTGGGGCACTGTGCCATATCCCCGCTCTTTGCAGGAGCACGGGACGTGATGCAGAGTTATGCAAAGGAGATGGCAGCAGGTGGCGTAACCGCGCTTCACCAGTTTCTCGATTATATTCCCAGGCTGCACAACAGCGCCGGGGCAATGATGAAAACAGGCGGCGAGAATATCTCCTTTGTCCAGAATACTGCTACAGCTTTATCCATGATTGCGGGCGGCTACCCATTTGAGCCGGGTGATCAGATTATCAGCTACGTCCACGAATATCCGAGCAACCATTACCCCTGGCTGATCCAGCAGAGCCGGGGTGTGGAACTGGTGTTGTTGCCGGATGTGGGGGAAACCGGGGGTAACGGCACTTTACTCGGCTGGTCAATGGGAGATCTCGAAAAACTGGTGACCAGCAGAACCAGGGTTATTGCCATCAGCCATGTACAGTTTGCCAGTGGTTTTGCTGCCGACCTGGTTGAGCTGGGAGCGTTTTGTAAGGAGCGGGATATCGATCTGGTGGTCGATTGCGCCCAGAGTTTTGGCTGTCTGCCGGTCTACCCCGAAGAATGTAATATCGCTGCCATCGCCACCTCGGGCTGGAAGTGGCTGATGGGCCCTTTTGGCGCGGGCCTGATGTACACCTCGCCAGAGTTTCGTGCCAAGTTACGTATCACCATGGGTGGTCCGTCGATGATGGAGCAGGGGCTCGATTATCTTGATCTGAGTTGGCAACCTCACAAGGATGGCAGGATGTTCGAATTCTCAGCCTCGCCCTTTGATCATATGGCGGCGCTGGCGGAAGTAATGGAGAATGTTTTTGCCAGAAACTCCATGGAGCAGGTGCGTGACGAGGTGTTTCGCCTGCAGGACCTTTTTGTGGCAGAGTTGTTGTCTCTGGGCGTTACCGGGAGGGAAGCGAAAGTGCTGATGCCGACTCAAAAGCATCGATCGGGTATCGTGCCGATCCAGGTTGCAGCAGACCCGCAGGCCGTCATGGCCAAGTTGCAGAGCGAGGGGGTGACGTTCACCGGGCCTACAGGCGTTCTGCGCCTGGCACCTCATTTTTATATGAGTGATGCGCAGATCGTAAAAGCGGCTCATGTTTTCAAAAACGTTGTCGGCTGAGGGGCGAAATGTACGGAAGACTCCATATAATAGAGAATTGGAGTTGCAGGGTAGAGAGAAAATAGAGCGTGTGATACGGTTATAGTTTGTTATGACATTGTCCGGTTCAGGCCATTCATCCGTTAAAATTACTTGTGATAACGAATTCAGACGCACAACAGGAGGCGCATGTGAAACTCAGACACCTGGTTGTATGTATTTCATTATTGGCTCTGGCTGTGACTGCAGACGCTAAAGACAAGAACCCTTTTCTCCAGAACCTGCCGTTTGAAAGCGGTAAAATTCAGTACGCAATATCGGGAATGGAAGAGGGCACCGAGATTCTGTACGTTCGCGGCTACGGTGAACAGACGGCTACGTATCGCCAAACCATAACCAGTATGATGGGGATGAAGGTCGAGAACAAGACCCTTGAAATCACAGACCCGGAGTGGGTTTACAGTTACGATCTGAATGAAGAGAGCGGGGTGAAGAGTGTCAACCCCATCAGGCTCATGGTGGAGGAGTACGAGAAGCTGAGCGGAGCAGAACAAAACACGGTGCAGCAGAACTCAGAGCGGTTTGGCATGAGCGTCGTCAATGGTCTGGGCGGCAGTGTCGAGCAGTTCGCGGCGCGTATTCTCGGCTATGATTGTGACAAATCAAGCGCCATGGGGGTCACGGTATACTCCATACGCGGCTCGTCATTGCCTCTCAAGACCGAGTCAGACCTGATGGGCATGAAGATGGACATGGTGGCAACCTCGCTTGACAAGGGAAGGGTGGATGGCAAATATTTTAAACATCCGGCCGGGATTGAGGCCATCTACGATAAAGAATCGGAAATGATGGCGAGACATATGGCCCAGCAGACCATCGCCTGGTTGAAAGATCCATACGGTTCATCTTCACCACAGATGAGAATGATGCAGTCTGGTCCGACACAGCACGCCGGTGGTCGTATGCACCATGTGGCCGAGGACGAACAACCGTCTATGGATGAGGCCATGAAGCTCCTCAAGGGCATGTTTGGCGATCAGCCGCAGCCAGAGTGAAACTATCTTCTTGGAATTGCTGGAGGCTTTGTGAATTCAGGTGTTCGGCCCTATACTTTGGCCTGATCTGTGCTACAATATTTAGTGCACGATCTATGAAGATACAGTGGTTCGGATTGAAGGTTTATGCTGACGGTGACCGC of the Desulfosediminicola ganghwensis genome contains:
- a CDS encoding aminotransferase class V-fold PLP-dependent enzyme, which produces MIDKCTELFSSDTDKVFLGHCAISPLFAGARDVMQSYAKEMAAGGVTALHQFLDYIPRLHNSAGAMMKTGGENISFVQNTATALSMIAGGYPFEPGDQIISYVHEYPSNHYPWLIQQSRGVELVLLPDVGETGGNGTLLGWSMGDLEKLVTSRTRVIAISHVQFASGFAADLVELGAFCKERDIDLVVDCAQSFGCLPVYPEECNIAAIATSGWKWLMGPFGAGLMYTSPEFRAKLRITMGGPSMMEQGLDYLDLSWQPHKDGRMFEFSASPFDHMAALAEVMENVFARNSMEQVRDEVFRLQDLFVAELLSLGVTGREAKVLMPTQKHRSGIVPIQVAADPQAVMAKLQSEGVTFTGPTGVLRLAPHFYMSDAQIVKAAHVFKNVVG